From a single Candidatus Omnitrophota bacterium genomic region:
- a CDS encoding C4-type zinc ribbon domain-containing protein produces MSDKTDYSGVIDCLAELQKIDSQLYDIRSEIASIPDMIAGFDAELAEKMSAFNAAESRLKELQLSKGKKELEMKDKEEKVKKHEGELYQIKNNKEYTALQSEIESIKADISLLEEDLIRIFDEIENAKADQAREKDACGEEAALVETEKRKIEDHRKELEAQVSKMEADRKVVAAGVDEQTLYRYERILKNKGRTALAEVKGAFCGECNMQLRPQVLNDVKIKRDIVFCENCARILYAKD; encoded by the coding sequence ATGAGCGACAAGACGGACTATTCCGGCGTGATCGATTGCTTGGCCGAACTTCAGAAGATCGATTCCCAGCTTTATGACATCCGCTCCGAGATAGCGTCCATTCCCGATATGATCGCGGGTTTTGACGCTGAGTTGGCCGAGAAAATGAGTGCTTTTAACGCGGCGGAATCAAGACTGAAGGAACTGCAGCTCTCCAAGGGGAAAAAAGAACTTGAAATGAAAGATAAAGAAGAGAAGGTCAAGAAGCATGAGGGAGAGCTCTATCAGATCAAGAACAACAAGGAATACACGGCTCTCCAGTCGGAGATAGAAAGTATAAAGGCTGATATTTCCCTTTTGGAGGAAGACCTGATCCGGATATTTGACGAGATCGAGAACGCTAAGGCTGACCAAGCGCGTGAAAAGGATGCCTGTGGGGAAGAAGCGGCTTTGGTCGAGACGGAAAAACGTAAGATCGAGGATCACAGGAAAGAGCTTGAAGCCCAGGTAAGTAAGATGGAGGCGGACCGTAAGGTCGTCGCCGCCGGCGTCGATGAGCAAACCCTTTACCGGTATGAACGTATCCTAAAGAACAAGGGGAGGACGGCTCTGGCGGAAGTTAAAGGAGCTTTTTGCGGCGAATGTAACATGCAGCTCAGGCCCCAGGTATTGAACGATGTCAAAATAAAAAGAGATATCGTGTTCTGTGAAAATTGCGCCCGGATACTTTATGCAAAAGACTGA
- a CDS encoding ribonuclease HI family protein, with translation MQKTDSLKIFTDGGSRGNPGPSAIGAVLYDAEGNKAGELSALIGSGTNNIAEYMAVILALLEAKDMCAGHIEICMDSQLVARQLTGKYKVKDPNILKLNCIAKRIFKMFREVKVVEIPRAENREADALVNRAYGIVA, from the coding sequence ATGCAAAAGACTGACAGTCTCAAGATATTCACCGATGGCGGGTCGCGAGGAAATCCCGGGCCGTCAGCCATTGGGGCGGTCCTTTATGATGCCGAGGGGAATAAGGCCGGGGAGTTGTCGGCGCTTATAGGTTCCGGGACCAACAATATAGCCGAATACATGGCTGTTATCCTCGCGCTCCTGGAAGCGAAAGATATGTGCGCGGGGCACATAGAGATATGTATGGATAGCCAGCTGGTGGCCCGCCAGCTTACGGGCAAATACAAGGTTAAGGATCCGAACATATTGAAGCTGAACTGTATCGCGAAACGGATATTCAAGATGTTCAGGGAAGTCAAGGTCGTTGAGATCCCCAGGGCCGAGAACAGAGAAGCAGACGCTCTTGTTAACAGAGCGTATGGAATTGTGGCGTAA
- a CDS encoding ARMT1-like domain-containing protein, whose product MRTYPECMSCFIRQARDAAGFAGADSGLLGSVAKKAQELISAFDPSSSPPESSVQIYDMVAEIMGKEDIYKEVKLSNNRMALALYPELKNTLRSARDPLLLAVRMAVAGNIIDYGVSHVFDVKKELEQCADRDFAVFDYKAFREEVSSARNILYLLDNAGEIVMDKLLIETMGKNVTAVVREGPIINDVTIEDAVYIGLDKVCRVISSGCRAPGTILEKCNEELIKCYNTADMVISKGQGNFETLAGSAERRIFFIFKAKCPVVAKYVGCDLGDILLKVMPAVSL is encoded by the coding sequence TTGAGAACATATCCGGAATGTATGTCATGTTTTATCCGTCAGGCTCGAGACGCGGCCGGGTTCGCCGGCGCTGATAGCGGTCTTTTAGGGTCTGTTGCCAAAAAGGCCCAGGAATTGATCTCTGCTTTTGATCCTAGTTCGTCCCCCCCGGAGTCCTCGGTACAGATATATGACATGGTAGCGGAAATCATGGGGAAGGAAGATATATATAAAGAGGTAAAGCTTTCCAACAATAGAATGGCGCTCGCGTTGTACCCTGAGCTCAAAAATACACTGCGGTCCGCGCGGGACCCGCTGCTTTTGGCGGTGAGGATGGCTGTCGCCGGCAATATAATCGATTATGGCGTTTCCCATGTGTTCGATGTCAAAAAGGAACTGGAACAATGCGCGGATAGGGACTTCGCGGTGTTTGATTACAAAGCCTTCCGGGAGGAGGTCAGCTCCGCCCGGAATATCCTGTACCTGCTTGACAATGCCGGCGAGATAGTCATGGACAAGCTGTTGATAGAGACCATGGGAAAAAATGTAACGGCAGTTGTCCGGGAAGGCCCGATAATCAACGACGTTACCATCGAAGACGCTGTATATATAGGGTTAGACAAGGTATGCAGGGTCATCTCCAGTGGATGCCGGGCCCCAGGCACCATATTAGAAAAATGCAACGAAGAGCTTATTAAGTGTTATAATACAGCCGATATGGTGATCAGTAAGGGGCAGGGAAATTTCGAGACCCTTGCCGGCAGTGCCGAACGGCGTATTTTCTTCATATTCAAGGCAAAATGCCCGGTCGTGGCGAAATATGTCGGATGTGATCTTGGCGACATACTTCTGAAAGTCATGCCGGCTGTGTCTCTTTAG